Genomic DNA from Prunus persica cultivar Lovell chromosome G1, Prunus_persica_NCBIv2, whole genome shotgun sequence:
agaaaagagtgaAAGGCTTGGAGGCatcacacactctctctctctctctctctctctgtcacagtctccttttctctttgttttagCTCACTAACCCCATCTCTCTCTTGCCCTGAAATAGAGGAAGCAGAGATGCCCATTGAAGTGTAATGTCTACCCACCGCTTCTgagcccctctctctctctctctctcttcttcaaagACTGAACCTTGTTGGGTCTTAAAACTTTCTCTCTGCTCAGAGAGACTTGGACCCAATTGTTTTCTCTCATTGTCTCCCTGTGTTTTTCGCTTGGAAAaaagtcccaaaaagaaagaacagagACAACGCTTTTCTCGAGCTCTTGTAATTCACCCTCTCTGTTTCTTAGATCTATTTGCgacccttttctctctttccatTGTTGTAGCCTTGTGTTTGTTGCATTTGAGTTGCAGCTATGAGTAAAGAAGAGTTCTTGAAGATCCAGGTACTCCTTCACTCCCCTGTGCTTAATTCTTTGCTTCATTTGAACTCAaatgtatttaattttctttaaagttaTTTGTCTGCCTTGCTTATCTCTTTATTTCATGTAGCATATAGCAAGTAAGCTTTGCTCTTTTtcgttttgttctttttgaatgtttctCTTTACTCTGTTTTGCTCTTTGGGTTATCTGTACATGCAGAAATGTGTTCTCAAAGTGAACATACACTGTGATGGTTGCAAgcagaaagtgaagaaaatctTACAGAAAATTGATGGTATGCTCCATTTTGTTAGAGCCCTGTTTTTAAGTTGACTCTGTCACAGACAACTAATATTTCCCTGTACTGAATCACATTTCCCTGAagatttttgttcttcttgtaTACTAAAACTTTCAAGTttgcatatttttatttttgaaattatggGTTAATTtgtgtttcctttttctttaggAGTTTTCACCACCGACATAGATGCAGAGCAGGGGAAGGTGACTGTCTCAGGAAATGTAGACCCTTCCATTCTCATTAAGAAGCTTGCAAAATCTGGCAAACATGCAGAGCTCTGGGGTGCTCCAAAGGctaataacaacaacaaccagAGCCACATGGCCAATCAGCTCAAAAACATGCAAATCGACAATGGCAAAGGTGGAAACAACAAAGCCCAGAAGGGTGGTGGTGGAAACAACCAGCCCAAGGGTGGTGGTGGCAACAACCAGCCCAAGGGTGGTCAACCAGGccaacaacagcagcagcaacagcagcaacttcagcaacagcagcaacttcagcagcagcagcagcagcaacatcTTCAGCAACTTAAGCAGCTTCAGCAGCTTCAGCAAATGAAAGGGTTCCAAGATCTGAACCTCCCCCAATTGAAGGGCATGCAAATGCCTCCTTTCAAGGGCCCAGACCCAAACCCCAACCAGAAGGCTGTGAAATTCAACTTGCGTGAGGATGAGGATTTGAGTGATGATGATTATGATGACCTTGATGATGAGGACTATGATGATGAGGACTAtgatgatgagtttgatgATGACATGGATGACCCCCATCATCCTCTCAATAAGATGAAACCTGTGATGGGTAATGGTAAGGTGCCTAATATGATGGCGATGATGAATGGGAACCTTCCACAGATGATGAATATGAATGCTGCCCAAAAGGGTGGGAATGGTGGTCAAAATGGAGGTGGCggtgggggtgggggtgggggtAATGGGAAAAAGGGTGGTGGTGGGCCTGTGCCTGTTCAGGTGAATATGGGTGGTGGGAACAATGAGGGTAAAAATGGAGGAGGAAAGaagggtggtggtggaggagatcacaatcaaaatcaaggtggtggaggtggaaaAAATGGAGGCAAAAATGGGGGATTTCCCTCAGATGGTAAAAATGGTGGTGGAGCAATTAACAAGGGTGGTCCTAATGCAAACATCAATAACGCCAATGGGGGCAAAAAGGGGGGCGGTGGAGGCGGAGGCGGTGGCGGTGGAGGAATGAGTGAAGCTCAAGCTATGAGCAATGCTTTTCACAGCATGGGTGGGCGCCCCCAGGGCATGCCTGGAGGAGGTAATATGGGTCAGGTGGCCAACATGAACAACATGGCAATGGGGCCAATGGGTGGCATGCCAATGAGCCAAATGGGCAACATTCCAGCTGTTCAAGGCCTGCCGGCAGCACCGATGAATGGTGGCGGTGGCGGAGGCGGGGCCGGCTACTTCCAAGGAGCTGGGCCCGAGGCCATGCCTGGAAACCCCTTCCAGCAACAACAATACTTGCAAGCTGTGATGAACCAGCAAAGGGCAATGGGCAATGAGAGGTTTTCGCC
This window encodes:
- the LOC18789027 gene encoding heavy metal-associated isoprenylated plant protein 32, which encodes MSKEEFLKIQKCVLKVNIHCDGCKQKVKKILQKIDGVFTTDIDAEQGKVTVSGNVDPSILIKKLAKSGKHAELWGAPKANNNNNQSHMANQLKNMQIDNGKGGNNKAQKGGGGNNQPKGGGGNNQPKGGQPGQQQQQQQQQLQQQQQLQQQQQQQHLQQLKQLQQLQQMKGFQDLNLPQLKGMQMPPFKGPDPNPNQKAVKFNLREDEDLSDDDYDDLDDEDYDDEDYDDEFDDDMDDPHHPLNKMKPVMGNGKVPNMMAMMNGNLPQMMNMNAAQKGGNGGQNGGGGGGGGGGNGKKGGGGPVPVQVNMGGGNNEGKNGGGKKGGGGGDHNQNQGGGGGKNGGKNGGFPSDGKNGGGAINKGGPNANINNANGGKKGGGGGGGGGGGGMSEAQAMSNAFHSMGGRPQGMPGGGNMGQVANMNNMAMGPMGGMPMSQMGNIPAVQGLPAAPMNGGGGGGGAGYFQGAGPEAMPGNPFQQQQYLQAVMNQQRAMGNERFSPMVYARPPPAVNYMPAGPPPPYYPYPPPPPAGEYTHFFSDENTSSCNVM